A single window of Plasmodium malariae genome assembly, chromosome: 8 DNA harbors:
- the PmUG01_08034100 gene encoding peptidyl-prolyl cis-trans isomerase, putative codes for MSRSKVFFDISIDNKNAGRIIFELFSDITPKTCENFRSLCAGDKVGSKGKNLHYKNSIFHRIIPQFMCQGGDITNGNGSGGESIYGRSFTDENFKMKHDQPGLLSMANAGPNTNSSQFFITLVPCPWLDGKHVVFGKVVEGMNVVRDMEKEGANSGFVKRQVVVTNCGEL; via the coding sequence atgaGCCGAAGCAAAGTGTTTTTTGACATATCGATTGATAATAAAAACGCGGgtagaataatttttgaattattcAGTGATATTACCCCTAAAACGTGTGAAAACTTTAGGTCATTATGTGCAGGTGATAAAGTGGGTTCAAAAGGAAAGaatttacattataaaaattctaTATTTCATAGAATTATTCCTCAATTTATGTGTCAAGGAGGGGACATAACTAATGGCAATGGTTCAGGTGGAGAATCCATATATGGAAGATCTTTTActgatgaaaattttaaaatgaaacatGATCAACCGGGTCTATTATCTATGGCTAATGCAGGACCAAACACAAATTCTTCGCAATTCTTTATCACCCTTGTTCCATGTCCATGGTTAGATGGAAAACATGTAGTTTTTGGAAAAGTTGTGGAGGGTATGAATGTTGTAAGGGATATGGAAAAAGAAGGAGCTAACAGTGGATTTGTTAAAAGGCAAGTTGTTGTAACTAACTGTGGTGAATTGTAA
- the PmUG01_08033900 gene encoding conserved Plasmodium protein, unknown function: MMKEDDELNLVRDYLNELSMCSEKLYNTNYYNSLSRYKKLGDKKDYAIMKCLRMDEDQRNQFTSIDNEEFSTSKECESSLNDYSTEEKTEGQPKGGKREKGIEKGKKKGKKKRGGNHRKEDKKEDKKEDKKEENEIAKGIVNEIAKAKVREKTTVQANGKKEKQYITFSFNKQRKNQKGFKDSGTDYKSCKLMLSQKDEVQPFDKSIHRTKKALHEGEIIKAFPNSKRNDCVYNTYDDCKKKETRLIVCREGNNEDHFSVAELGITEEGEKEKDMEVKTTTKQIIGNYINNDNDGVNVKRSYESSSFCTQEGSLTSQLNKMSTTIKPYRLLKTEKGNNSYNEDKHEREKNIVAFSNEHEQELFEYLILKANDEIEKISSKLENKYKNELLRRVNNIKYAYEKEIKKLLKNKAFLCVENEKMNQQEKDNQEIIKELEHAKHALLNEMEKIKKNNNNEWMLHHDMCFQKEMLKNDNEKKIRKLSEQVDIGNKQILQQEKKICMLNDNLNSSSEKCFYLQSKWDAGERALRQKDEEIENLKIKLHKWVLEKNEVEDKLMQLQDQNGKIERDNDCLRSELNNAKLHVVKLKEQNEEVLQNSDYVQSCYKREEKKLKEDLENYKTVKVHNVKCALLENKNDLTLLEEKYKKLQIELKDIENEKCIYERTCLKNERTQKDMCTEIKNLKNELYECKNKLHRMNKSSVDGVQTSLFKAEAKDFTLTENERSNGAGNNATIHAAIHAVNDTGELQQREEQIGKGERFLNELDTTQKIASIEKQLILLKLEKSSKEAELIRCPQYRRRAEEIKKKEFLEEKLKYLDEKINVLGQNLRCIKAQSTSGMN, from the exons ATGATGAAAGagg ATGACGAATTGAATCTTGTGAGAGACTACCTGAACGAGTTAAGCATGTGTtcagaaaaattatacaacacaaattattataatagcTTATCAAGGTATAAGAAGCTAGGGGATAAGAAGGACTATGCTATAATGAAGTGCTTACGAATGGATGAAGATCAACGAAATCAGTTTACAAGCATCGATAATGAGGAATTCTCAACAAGCAAGGAATGTGAGAGTAGCCTCAACGACTACTCGACGGAAGAAAAGACAGAAGGACAACCAAAAGGGGGGAAACGAGAAAAAGGGAtagaaaaagggaaaaaaaaggggaaaaaaaaaagaggggGAAATCATAGAAAGGAAGACAAAAAGGAGGACAAAAAGGAGgacaaaaaagaagagaatgAAATAGCGAAAGGGATAGTGAATGAGATAGCAAAAGCGAAAGTGAGAGAAAAAACAACTGTACAGGCgaatggaaaaaaggaaaaacaataTATCACATTCTCTTTTAACAAGCAAAGGAAAAATCAAAAAGGATTTAAAGATAGTGGTACAGATTACAAGAGCTGCAAACTTATGCTATCTCAAAAGGACGAGGTACAACCATTCGACAAATCGATACACAGAACGAAAAAGGCGTTACATGAAGGAGAGATAATAAAAGCATTTCCGAATAGCAAGAGAAATGATTGTGTCTATAACACATATGAtgattgtaaaaaaaaagaaacgaGGTTGATTGTATGTAGAGAGGGGAACAATGAAGATCATTTTTCTGTAGCTGAGCTGGGAATAACAGAGGAAGGTGAGAAGGAAAAAGATATGGAAGTAAAGACAACgacaaaacaaataattggaaattatatcaataatgataatgacgGAGTAAACGTAAAAAGGAGCTACGAAAGCAGCTCGTTTTGCACTCAAGAAGGTTCACTGACAAGTCAGTTGAACAAGATGAGTACGACGATTAAACCGTACAGACTTCTTAAAACcgaaaaaggaaataattcatataatgaAGATAAACATGAGCGAGAGAAAAACATAGTAGCCTTTTCAAACGAACATGAGCAAGAACTATTTGAATACCTAATCCTAAAAGCAAATGacgaaatagaaaaaattagtaGTAAGCTAGAGAATAAATACAAGAATGAGTTATTACGTAGAGttaacaatataaaatatgcgtatgaaaaagaaataaaaaaattattaaaaaataaagcttttttatgtgtagaaaatgaaaaaatgaatcaGCAAGAGAAAGACAACCAGGAGATAATAAAAGAGTTAGAGCATGCAAAACATGcattattaaatgaaatggaaaaaataaaaaaaaataataataatgaatggATGTTGCATCATGATATGTGTTTTCAAAAAGAGATGTTAAAAAAtgacaatgaaaaaaaaattagaaaactAAGTGAGCAGGTGGACATAGGCAATAAACAAATACTGCaacaggaaaaaaagatatgtaTGTTAAATGACAATCTGAATAGCAGTAGTGAAAAGTGTTTTTACCTTCAAAGTAAATGG GACGCAGGAGAAAGAGCATTACGTCAGAAGGACGAAGAAATA GAAAacctaaaaataaaactgcACAAATGGGTccttgaaaaaaatgaagttgAGGATAAATTAATGCAATTGCAAGATCAAAATGGGAAg ATTGAGAGAGACAATGACTGTCTAAGGAGCGAATTAAACAATGCAAAGCTCCATGTTGTAAAGCTGAAGGAGCAGAATGAGGAAGT tctCCAGAATAGTGACTACGTGCAGTCATGCTacaaaagagaagaaaagaaGTTGAAAGAAGATTTAGAAAACTACAAAACGGTAAAAGTGCACAACGTA aaatgcGCCTTGctagaaaataaaaacgatTTGACACTTTTAGaagagaaatataaaaaattgca AATTGAGTTAAAAGACatagaaaatgaaaagtgCATATATGAAAGGACGTGCTTGAAAAAcga aAGAACACAGAAAGACATGTGCACGGAAATAAAAAACctaaaaaatgaattgtACGAGTGTAAAAACAAATTGCATAGAATGAACAAGTCGAGTGTGGATGGTGTGCAGACAAGTCTATTCAAAGCTGAAGCAAAGGATTTCACCTTAACAG aaaatgaaAGGAGTAACGGTGCAGGTAACAACGCAACTATCCACGCAGCAATCCATGCAGTTAACGATACAGGGGAATTACAA cAAAGAGAAGAACAGATTGGCAAGGGGGAAAggtt CTTAAACGAACTGGATACAACACAAAAAATAGCTTCCATAGAAAAACAGTTGATT CTGCTGAAGTTAGAAAAGAGCAGTAAAGAAGCCGAGCTAATAAGGTGCCCCCAATATA GACGAAGAGctgaagaaattaaaaaaaaggagttcCTTGAAGAGAAATTGAAATATCTGgacgaaaaaataaacgtTCTCGGTCAAAATTTAAGATGTATTAAAGCGCAGAGTACCAGTGGTATGAACTGA
- the PmUG01_08034200 gene encoding cyclic amine resistance locus protein, putative translates to MNRITLYDFILDEIRGGRYCDTYHSDKENSEEKSKEIDKNKNIIYDNKKINSKEENKYDFYKFLDNFFKSDSIPDNALEHMLNVPYFLEKIMSISFVLCLDNILYDITFMPVQVIRSIFILVYIFLKNFSHSLLNVFIAFKNFKLYEYATTCNFKDLKKYEARVIKNSSRFSYNRGRKIFDSDHITIANDDNNRKNDDEDEDDDVNNNNNNNYYYYYEKNKNKSMGRSAERHNAKRKDLDYSFISKKEQTNSYGTNHHVDGLTFHMNFSNSDEFNLKEQSCSISNSAHMNADVYMFKTVESQENGNNNNRDCTSCPSNACGNNALNNTNCANRINFSQCTEKKIIKNVISVDMKYGNTVRVRRLYKNKSTRDEMKLQKRKLQIINKKSFDGSTKKKKTNIMTYLLNPLVSAKKKILNFLKNGIKNLKALFNAICMKVIHFFDINKLYTFKILKAEQKKKIAARSFEVKYLNSRKNKNDENVVEITKNQNAQSLEASNSDGEHGGYAEKEDSEGMRQKGDSEDNVYVQKSVIRSRKMDMPYICSNHENEDKNNPLINDKKSITINMNGDKKLMVYNPSDNNYEFNLNDKIHLFNNGENNRNDPSKEKYSSSHRTQNSYVHSNECVYATDDRSVGINADSFSNCNMLEGSGGGNNEHDDEHNDEHNDEHNDEHNDEHDDEHDDEHNDEHNDEHNDEENNHGNNHDDDYNGENIAYAKRRKPLHASQKRNSENCVYYKLNECYSKRKSIKKNKTKVRATKRKLLKQHINSLKLSFPEYTGLIRFSLILICIYIFSFVDTSRIYHYIRAQPFMKLYVVLNMLEILERLLRSLGKDLIDNMIRTFIRIINLRSYVYILRNSYNNEQNEKENSDQIFLQRQEGGVQQPQKQQQQEQPLLLLEQMGVNIKKHDNHKEDENLIKYDNKNQRYLNSQNKKIEFIDTSQWDSVKNNESMQNYMNSKDLYQGQHYKNKNMASYHFHRYNEKENNFSFFQKNNKDDKINKNFKIPLFYPFYSILIKFIVQYIFVLAYILTHSFAHLIRFLSLNIAINSSESTMFLILVMSNFTEIKSTVFKKFTKISLFTIVASDAVERFYLFVDAFLVLLKMSTAYRTQNSFISIASWLIIILMLEVGVDWCKHSYLLKYNKLNSESLNRYFQTLLADVLISRTPSNNIYYMNASTFEVPCKNIFSFSHIPTRRLGYMSMPVVTLIVCSLPRLNYLSNISMFSFALSIWVCLFLVKIILSILIVSYSISAKHQLRNLGKPYDDISAL, encoded by the exons ATGAACAGAATAACGCTGTATGATTTTATACTGGACGAAATAAGAGGAGGGAGGTACTGTGATACATACCATAGTGACAAAGAGAATTCAGAAGAGAAGAGTAAAgaaattgataaaaataaaaatattatatatgataataaaaagattaatagtaaggaagaaaataaatatgatttttataaatttttagataattttttcaagtCTGATTCAATACCTGATAATGCTTTAGAGCATATGTTAAATGTGCcatattttttggaaaaaattatgagtatttcatttgtattatgtttagataatattttatatgatataacTTTTATGCCTGTACAAGTCATTAgatctatttttattttagtatatatttttttaaaaaattttagtcATAGTTTGCTAAATGTCTTCATCGCTTTCaagaattttaaattatatgaatatgccACTACTTGTAATTTTAAagatttgaaaaaatatgaagcCAGAGTTATTAAGAATTCAAGTAGGTTTTCGTATAATAGGGGGAGGAAAATTTTCGACTCGGATCACATTACTATTGcaaatgatgataataatagaaaaaatgatgatgaagatgaagatgatgatgttaataataataataataataattattattattattatgaaaaaaataaaaacaaaagtatGGGAAGAAGTGCAGAAAGGCACAACGCCAAACGTAAAGACCTAGATTATTCTTTTATCTCCAAAAAAGAACAGACAAACAGTTATGGTACGAATCATCACGTAGATGGATTAACCTTTCACATGAACTTTTCAAACTCCGATGAATTCAACTTGAAGGAACAGAGCTGCTCCATCAGCAATTCCGCTCACATGAACGCGgatgtgtatatgtttaaaaCTGTCGAAAGCCaagaaaatggaaataaCAACAACAGGGATTGCACCTCTTGTCCTAGTAATGCGTGTGGCAATAATGCCCTGAACAATACGAACTGTGCAAATAGAATCAACTTTAGTCAATgcacagaaaaaaaaattataaagaatgTTATCAGTGTAGATATGAAATATGGTAACACGGTACGTGTAAGGAGATTGTATAAGAACAAATCGACGAGGGATGAAatgaaattacaaaaaagaaaattacaaataattaataaaaaatcgTTTGACGGATctacgaaaaaaaagaagactAACATTATGACGTATTTGTTAAATCCACTTGTATcagcaaaaaagaaaatattgaattttttaaaaaatggaataaaaaatcTTAAAGCCCTTTTTAACGCTATATGTATGAAGgtcattcatttttttgatatcaataaattatatacgtttaaaattttaaaggctgaacaaaaaaaaaaaattgctgcTAGGTCCTTTGAGGTGAAATACCTCAATAgtagaaaaaacaaaaatgatgaaaatgttgttgaaattacaaaaaatcaAAATGCGCAAAGTTTAGAAGCGAGTAACAGTGATGGTGAACACGGAGGGTATGCGGAAAAAGAAGACAGCGAAGGGATGAGACAAAAAGGGGATAGTGAAGACAATGTTTATGTACAAAAGTCTGTAATTCGGAGTAGAAAGATGGATATGCCTTATATATGTAGCAACCACGAAAATGAAGATAAGAATAATCcattaataaatgataaaaaaagtataaccATTAATATGAACGgagataaaaaattaatggtTTACAATCCTAgtgataataattatgagtttaatttaaatgataaaatacacctttttaataatggcgaaaataatagaaatgaTCCGagtaaggaaaaatatagcAGCTCTCATAGAACGCAGAACAGTTATGTGCATAGTAATGAATGTGTTTATGCTACAGATGACAGAAGCGTTGGCATTAATGCTGATAGTTTTTCCAACTGTAATATGTTGGAAGGTAGTGGTGGTGGTAACAATGAACATGACGATGAACATAACGATGAACATAACGATGAACATAACGATGAACATAACGATGAACATGACGATGAACATGACGATGAACATAACGATGAACATAACGATGAACATAACGATGAAGAAAACAACCATGGTAACAACCATGATGATGATTACAATGGTGAGAACATTGCTTATGCTAAAAGACGCAAACCTCTACACGCTTCTCAAAAAAGGAATAGTGAAAACTGTGTGTACTACAAACTAAATGAATGTTATTCAAAAAGGAagagtataaaaaaaaataaaacaaaagtaaGAGCTACTAAAAGAAAACTATTAAAGCAGCATATAAATTCTCTAAAATTATCCTTTCCGGAATATACTGGTTTGATAAGATTctctttaatattaatttgtatttatatattttcgttTGTTGATACGTCAagaatatatcattatataagAGCCCAACCGTTTATGAAACTATATGTTGTATTAAATATGCTTGAAATTTTAGAAAGATTATTAAGGTCATTAGGAAAAGATTTGATAGATAATATGATCAGAACATTTATCcgaattataaatttacgttcgtacgtttatatattacgtaatagttataataacgaacaaaatgaaaaagaaaattctgatcaaatttttttacaacgCCAAGAAGGAGGAGTTCAACAGCCTCAGAAGCAGCAACAACAAGAACAGCCACTGCTACTACTAGAACAGATGGgagtaaatattaaaaaacatgATAATCATAAAGAAgatgaaaatttaattaaatatgataataaaaaccAGCGATACCTTAATtctcaaaataaaaaaattgaatttattGATACCTCACAATGGGATAGTGTTAAAAATAACGAGTCTATgcaaaattatatgaatagtAAGGATTTATATCAAGGAcaacattataaaaataaaaatatggcTAGTTACCATTTTCATCGTTACAATGAAAAAGAGAacaatttttccttttttcaaaaaaataataaagatgataaaataaacaaaaattttaaaattcctCTTTTTTATCCTTTCTATAGCATTTTAATCAAATTTATcgtacaatatatttttgttcttgCCTACATTTTAACTCATTCCTTTGCGCATCTTATTCGCTTCTTGTCATTGAACATTGCTATTAATTCGTCAGAG TCGACGATGTTTTTAATTCTAGTTATGAGCAATTTTACGGAAATAAAATCGACggttttcaaaaaatttacgAAAATATCACTTTTCACAATTGTAGCTTCAGATGCTGTTGAGAGATTTTACTTATTCGTTGATGCATTTCTtgtgttattaaaaatgtcaACAGCATATAGAACGCAAAATTCGTTTATTAGTATTGCCAGTTGgttaataattattctaaTGCTTGAAGTAGGGGTAGACTGGTGCAAGCACTCGTATTTGCTCAAATACAACAAGCTCAACTCGGAGTCGTTAAACAGATATTTCCAA ACGCTCCTTGCCGATGTTTTGATTTCAAGAACCCCCAGCAACAACATTTATTACATGAACGCTTCAACCTTTGAAGTCCcatgcaaaaatatttttagctTTTCCCACATTCCAACCag GAGACTGGGGTATATGTCAATGCCCGTCGTAACCTTAATAGTGTGTTCTCTTCCCAG aCTAAATTATTTATCAAACATTTCTATGTTTTCTTTTGCCTTATCGATTTGGGTTTGTTTGTTCCTTGTCAAg ATAATTCTTTCAATCTTGATTGTTTCATATTCCATATCGGCAAAACATCAGCTGAGGAACTTGGGAAAGCCATATGATGACATTAGTGCATTGTGA
- the DGAT gene encoding diacylglycerol O-acyltransferase, putative, producing the protein MKSEDEAIRKFKGRPLFENLHKMNQTSLLSHTSIEIDLKGFFNLVVILICTTNFVLVFENFKNYGTIISMPTSRELIEHLPLLVCLVCLNVSVIFSWFIERYVSLWLYNCVIIENKKSSGMEVFVPKDIDDDIKSVSNHDYLSKMDDSTTNDEINNDETDKSNGRNVHMRRSYVNRRQEERCSILKGEEQREQRISRTISSGGGVGSGSGSGSGVCELKKRKHGWKNFHLSIFLLKFINSIYMLNLPYLTVSYCDAKPVLSAVLLTISIVWFFKIYSFHDVCYDTRKLYIDNMNMNKIDTDGGSSRSNEGGNHINKRSNYINSNSSSGSGSNTCGSNEGAFDLKGIRTYPHCLKLKNYYTYILMPTMCFQYTYPRTEKIRWMHVVKHIFEIALLLLMMKIISDQYVFLTLENTFTMKEFRSANFSVKIFLLIERMLKICIPTLYIWLLGFLVVFHHWCNLCAELTRFGDRLFYKDWWNASSLMEYWRKWNLPIHYFVSRHINKPLIYYGFNKNTSMFIVFLISAILHEYIISIPLKLGFSGYFFFIFIAQVPLMQLTNYSFFKKHKTIGNSIFWVVFCVMGQPLILFIYYYSWSVRRGIFKD; encoded by the coding sequence atgaaaagcgAAGATGAAGCcataagaaaatttaaaggTAGACCACTGTTCGAAAATTTGCATAAAATGAATCAGACAAGTTTACTGTCGCACACGTCGATAGAAATAGATCTAAAAGGTTTTTTCAACTTAGtagttattttaatatgtacaaCAAATTTCGTACttgtttttgaaaattttaaaaactatGGAACAATAATAAGTATGCCAACAAGTCGTGAGCTAATTGAGCATTTGCCATTGCTAGTTTGTTTAGTTTGTTTAAATGTAAGCGTTATATTTAGTTGGTTTATCGAAAGGTATGTATCTTTGTGGCTTTATAATTGTGTAATAATTGAGAATAAAAAGTCCAGTGGTATGGAAGTTTTCGTCCCAAAAGATATTGATGATGATATAAAGAGCGTAAGTAACCACGACTATTTGAGTAAAATGGACGATTCCACAACaaatgatgaaataaataatgatgaaaCTGATAAGAGTAATGGTAGAAACGTGCATATGAGGAGGAGCTACGTGAATAGGAGGCAAGAGGAGCGGTGTAGTATACTTAAGGGAGAAGAACAACGTGAGCAGCGCATCAGCCGTACGATTAGTAGTGGTGGTGGTGTTGGTAGTGGCAGTGGCAGTGGTAGCGGTGTGTGCGAATTAAAGAAACGAAAACATGGGTGGAAAAATTTTCATCtgtctatatttttattgaaatttataaatagcatttatatgttaaacTTGCCATATTTGACAGTATCCTATTGTGATGCGAAGCCAGTGCTATCAGCAGTACTATTAACCATTTCCATCGTTtggttttttaaaatatactcCTTTCACGATGTGTGTTACGACACAAGGAAACTGTACATTGACAATATGAATATGAACAAGATAGATACAGATGGTGGCAGTAGTCGTAGTAATGAAGGGGGtaatcatataaataaaaggagCAATTATATCAATAGTAATAGCAGTAGTGGTAGCGGTAGCAACACTTGCGGTAGTAATGAGGGCGCCTTTGATTTGAAGGGCATCAGAACATACCCGCATTGTTTgaaattaaagaattattatacGTACATTTTAATGCCAACGATGTGTTTTCAATATACATATCCTAGAACGGAAAAAATAAGATGGATGCATGTAGTAAAGCATATATTTGAAATcgctttattattattaatgatgAAGATAATTTCGGATCAATATGTATTTTTGACTTTAGAAAATACATTTACAATGAAAGAGTTTCGATCAGCAAATTTTtctgttaaaatatttctactAATCGAAagaatgttaaaaatatgtataccgacattatatatatggttaCTTGGTTTTTTAGTAGTTTTTCATCATTGGTGTAATTTATGTGCAGAATTAACAAGATTTGGCGATAGATTATTTTATAAGGACTGGTGGAATGCTAGTTCATTAATGGAGTATTGGAGAAAATGGAATTTGCCTATACATTATTTTGTGTCAAGACATATTAACAAgccattaatatattatggttttaataaaaatacttctatgtttattgtttttttaatatcagcAATActacatgaatatattataagtatTCCTTTGAAATTAGGATTTTCaggctattttttttttatttttattgctcAAGTACCACTAATGCAATTAACGAAttactcattttttaaaaagcatAAGACTATAggtaattcaattttttggGTAGTCTTTTGTGTTATGGGTCAGCCGCTCATTTTGTTCATCTACTACTACTCCTGGAGTGTCAGGCGGGGCATCTTCAAGGATTGA
- the PmUG01_08034000 gene encoding mRNA-capping enzyme subunit beta, putative encodes MAREAHELLDGSRPIPIDRITYELAQNIILAFDNNENINMNNKDVQIEIEARVGLVVDKNKNRLKLPTNTDAIVESSYSDFQSGVDKDSFEYLLNYLHSITQRKKVSMYTNNSGIMSSKNELLGGSSDDTCITNIGRSTTSYTKESGGIEIASNFNDKENDLYNFVPLKTVRSVDKYYILSNTNTRIRVTTYLNNEDKRDNENMVKSLHKENLNTWNVYLGNNHYYFDEDDDEEEEEENGKNNLAEQNGLIDYRISINLEHTKPISKLFLSKILPVHERIKERTTFINKYLGIQLDLTKIKAKNLGGSNSDNSANKDYSTGISYNNNMLSKRNSSGNGSSIIGSGTSDCSSGTCELYEIEIEMPAKSILKAISNLRNKKDSNYLHFICSNLVNNIRGICNKLSHFRKTKSLSKQPNDNSLPTVQVNYIHPLKEKIKFQKYIHSVLPLIGDYMYRVVSKNEKNIHTMLNNTDISNTEKINIFKDVIHIRRHNKKSLMPMDETYAENKWKIVKKDGLKNEIVLVSEASDSSEVNDVSEAHETSDDEQEPELNIHDRKSITTTLDNYDDQCKCANVDDLCTNENYLSINREQTSDHLNKQDEENFYHEKQVIQEDTSKYQEFYDDT; translated from the coding sequence ATGGCGCGGGAGGCACACGAATTGCTGGATGGTAGCAGACCAATACCTATCGACAGAATTACGTATGAGTTAgcacaaaatattattttagcttttgataataatgaaaatattaatatgaacaataaaGATGTTCAAATAGAAATAGAAGCAAGGGTCGGGTTGGTAGTggacaaaaataaaaatagactAAAATTGCCGACAAACACAGATGCTATAGTTGAAAGTAGTTATTCTGATTTCCAGTCAGGTGTTGATAAAGATTCTTTTgaatatcttttaaattatttacatagtATTACTCAGAGGAAAAAGGTAAGCATGTATACCAACAACAGTGGTATCATGAGTAGCAAAAACGAATTGTTAGGAGGTAGTAGTGATGATACTTGTATTACCAACATAGGGAGAAGCACAACTAGTTACACAAAAGAAAGTGGAGGCATCGAAATAGCTAGTAACTTTAACGATAAGGAGaatgatttatataattttgtaccTCTAAAAACAGTTAGAAGTGTAGATAAATACTATATACTAAGCAACACTAATACGAGAATTAGAGTGActacatatttaaataatgaagataagagagataatgaaaatatggtTAAATCATtacataaagaaaatttaaatacatgGAATGTGTATCTTGGAAATAATCATTACTATTTTGATGAGGATGATGATGAGGAGGAGGAAGAAGAGAATGGGAAAAACAATTTAGCAGAACAGAACGGTTTGATTGACTATCGtatttcaataaatttaGAGCATACAAAACCGATAAGCAAACTTTTCTTATCTAAAATATTGCCTGTACATGAAAGGATTAAAGAACGAACAACATTCATAAATAAGTACTTGGGAATTCAGTTGGATTTGACAAAAATTAAAGCAAAAAATTTAGGCGGAAGTAATAGCGATAATAGTGCTAATAAGGATTATAGCACTGGAAtcagttataataataatatgcttAGCAAAAGGAACAGCAGTGGTAATGGTAGTAGTATCATTGGTAGTGGTACTTCTGATTGTAGCAGCGGCACCTGTGAGTTATACGAGATAGAAATCGAAATGCCGGCAAAGAGCATCTTAAAGGCTATATCTAACCTAAGGAATAAAAAGGATTCAAACTATTTACATTTCATATGTTCCAATttagttaataatattagagGGATATGTAATAAACTTAGCCATTTTAGAAAAACCAAAAGTTTATCCAAACAACCAAATGATAACAGTCTTCCCACTGTTCAAGTTAATTATATTCATCctttaaaagagaaaattaaatttcaaaaatatatacattctgTACTACCACTTATAGGGGATTATATGTACAGAGTAGTCTCAAAGAATGAGAAAAATATCCATACAATGCTTAACAATACAGATATTTcaaatacagaaaaaattaatatttttaaagatgtaatacatattagaagacataataaaaaatcgTTAATGCCTATGGATGAAACGTACGCTGAGAATAAGTggaaaattgtaaaaaaagatGGACTTAAAAATGAGATCGTTTTGGTTAGTGAAGCGAGCGACTCAAGTGAAGTGAATGACGTAAGTGAAGCACATGAAACAAGTGATGACGAACAAGAACCTGAACTAAATATTCATGATAGGAAAAGTATTACCACTACACTTGATAACTATGATGATCAATGTAAATGTGCTAATGTAGATGACTTATGTACGAACGAAAATTATCTGTCCATTAACAGAGAACAAACTAGTGACCACCTCAACAAACAAGACGAAGAAAACTTTTACCATGAAAAACAAGTTATCCAAGAGGATACAAGTAAATACCAAGAGTTCTATGATGATACATGA